The Pseudomonas pergaminensis nucleotide sequence GATCCCACCAAACGGCACCGACGCAGTGCCCACCGACCCTGAGTTGAGAATCACCATGCCGGCTTCCAATTGACGCGACAGGCGCAACGACCGTCCCAGCGCGCTGGTGTAGGCATAGGCGACCAAGCCGTATTCGGTCTGGTTGGCACGGGCGATCACTTCGTCTTCGTCCTTGAAGGAATAGATCGCAAACACCGGCCCAAAGATCTCCTCGGTCGCGAGCGGAGAATCGTCCTGCAGGCCGGTCAACACCGTCGGCTCGTAGAACAGGCCGCCTTTGGCGTGAGGCTTGCCCCCCATCAAGACCTTGGCGCCGGCGGCCTTGGCGTTTTCCACCAGGCGCACGACTTTGTCAAAACCCAGTTGATTGACCAGCGGGCCGACCACGAAGCCTTCGCGCAGGCCCTGGTCCACTTCGATCTCGGCCACGGCTTGCTTCACGCGCTGGATGAAATCTTCAAGGATGCTGTGCTGCACAAAGATCCGGTTCGGTGAGATGCACACTTGGCCGGAGTTGCGCAGCTTGGCGCTGACCAGTCCCTTCACCGCCTCATCCAGGTTGGCATCCTGGAACACGATAAATGGCGCGTTGCCGCCCAGCTCCAGGGTCATCTTCTTGATGCTCGCCGCGCATTGTGCAGCCAGCAATTTGCCGACGCCGGTGGAGCCGGTGAAGGAAATCTTGCGGATGCGCGGGTCGCCCGTGAGGATCAGGCCGATCTCCTTGGGATCGCCCACCACCACCTCCAGCACACCTTCCGCGATGCCGGCCTGGCGGGCGTATTCGAGCAGCTTGAGGGCGGTGAGCGGGGTGTCTTCGGCGGGTTTGATCACCATGGTGCAACCGGCGGCCAGGGCAGTGGCGACCTTACGGGTGATCATCATGAACGGGAAGTTCCAGGGCGTGATGGCGGCCACCGGGCCGATGGCTTCCTTGGTCACCACCACATTCGCGTTACGGTCGTGGGTAGGGATTGTGTCGCCGTAGACGCGCTTGGCTTCCTCGGCGTACCACTCGATAAAGCCCAGGCCGTAGTCGATTTCGCCGCGGGCTTCACTGAGGCATTTGCCGTTTTCGCGGCAGAGCAGTTCGGCGAAGGCCTCTTTGTCAGCCTTCACCGCGTCGTGCCAGCGGCGCAGGAGGTCACTGCGCTCCTTGGCGAGCCTGGAGGACCATTCGGGGAACGCGGCGCAGGCACGGTCGACGGCGGCCTTGACCTCGTCTGCGCTGTTCTTGGCGATACGGCCGATTTCTTCACCGGTGGCAGGGTTGTAGACGATAAGCATGGGGGATCTCCGAGGGCTGAAAGTACGGTTTCAGGCTACGGGCATGCGGTGTTCGAGCGAATATCCATTCCAATGTGCTGATTGCCTATTCCTATAAGTCCGTAGCGTCGGTGCCGGTCACGCGGTACCGTGGCGCTTTACCCAAGGGCCCGCGACCATGGACCGTACAGACAGAATCATCGAGCTGATGGGCACCCTGGCGCCTGTCGAAGGCTATAACCTGAGCGCATTGGATGACGTGCGCTTCCTGCGGTCCAACCGCCCACTGCACCGCGTGCCGGTGCTGTACGACCCTGGCATCGTGATCGTCTGCCAAGGGCGCAAGCGCGGTTTCCTGGGGGATGAGATTTACCTGTATGACGCCCAGCACTATCTGGTGGTGTCAGTGCCGGTGCCCTTCACCATGGAGACCGACGCCAGCGAAGCCGAGCCGATGCTGGCGGTGTACCTGCGCCTGGACTTCACCGTTGCGGCAGAGTTGATGGTGGCGCTGGATGACTTTCCGGCGTTGGTCGAAGCCAAGCCTCGGGGCATGTATTCGTCGCCCATGGATGACTTGCTCAGTGAGTCGTTGTTGCGCTTCCTGGAGGCCATGAGCGTGCCGATGGATGCGCACATTCTCGGCCCGGCGCTGATGCGCGAAATCTACTACCGGATCATTACGGGCGAGCAGGGCGGTTCGATGCGCGCCGCTTTGAATCGCCAAGGTCAGTTCGGCAAGGTGGCGCGGGCGA carries:
- a CDS encoding NAD-dependent succinate-semialdehyde dehydrogenase, giving the protein MLIVYNPATGEEIGRIAKNSADEVKAAVDRACAAFPEWSSRLAKERSDLLRRWHDAVKADKEAFAELLCRENGKCLSEARGEIDYGLGFIEWYAEEAKRVYGDTIPTHDRNANVVVTKEAIGPVAAITPWNFPFMMITRKVATALAAGCTMVIKPAEDTPLTALKLLEYARQAGIAEGVLEVVVGDPKEIGLILTGDPRIRKISFTGSTGVGKLLAAQCAASIKKMTLELGGNAPFIVFQDANLDEAVKGLVSAKLRNSGQVCISPNRIFVQHSILEDFIQRVKQAVAEIEVDQGLREGFVVGPLVNQLGFDKVVRLVENAKAAGAKVLMGGKPHAKGGLFYEPTVLTGLQDDSPLATEEIFGPVFAIYSFKDEDEVIARANQTEYGLVAYAYTSALGRSLRLSRQLEAGMVILNSGSVGTASVPFGGIKQSGYGREGSYYGIEEYVHVKYVLMAGAQF
- a CDS encoding AraC family transcriptional regulator — its product is MDRTDRIIELMGTLAPVEGYNLSALDDVRFLRSNRPLHRVPVLYDPGIVIVCQGRKRGFLGDEIYLYDAQHYLVVSVPVPFTMETDASEAEPMLAVYLRLDFTVAAELMVALDDFPALVEAKPRGMYSSPMDDLLSESLLRFLEAMSVPMDAHILGPALMREIYYRIITGEQGGSMRAALNRQGQFGKVARAIRKIHGCYEQHLDVEELAKEAMMSVPSFHAHFRTVTDTSPMQYLKSTRLHQARLLMLRSDITAASACAKVGYESASQFSREFKRFFGRTPQEEIQWMKRTYALPAPTSASIYVSSH